The sequence TTCCTGTTATCCATGTTGTCAGCGTAGAATTATGCAGCACTATGCACGGTATGACAGCGGCATTCATCCCAAGGAGTCATCATGACGCAAAACATCTATGACAATCAGGCCTTTTTCGACGGCTATGCGCAGCTCAGCCGCTCGCAGCACGGCCTGGACGGCGCGCCGGAATGGCCCGCCATCCGCCGCATCCTGCCGGATTTGCAGGGCAAAAGCGTGGTCGATCTCGGCTGCGGCTACGGCTGGTTTTGCCGCAGCGCGCGCGAACAGGGCGCAGCCAGCGTGCTGGGGCTGGACGTCTCGGAAAAAATGCTGGCAAAAGCGCGGGAGATGACCGCCGACGCGGGCATCGCGTATCGTCGGCAGGATTTGGCGCAGCTGCAGCTGCCGCCGGAAAGTTACGATCTGGTCTACAGCTCGCTGACGCTGCACTACCTCGAGGATCTGGCCGCGCTGTTCGCCACGGTTTACGCCGCGCTGAAACCCGGCGGGCAGTTCATCTTCACCGCCGAGCACCCGATCTACACCGCCCCGGCGCAGCAGGGCTGGCTGACCGACGGCAACGGACAGAAATCCTGGCCGGTGAACGGCTACCAGCGAGAAGGCCAGCGCGTTTCCAACTGGCTGGCGGAAGGTGTCATCAAGCAGCACCGCACGCTCGGCGGCTATATCAACCCGCTGGCGCAGCAAGGCTTTATCATCCAGCATTTGAACGA comes from Serratia sarumanii and encodes:
- a CDS encoding class I SAM-dependent methyltransferase — encoded protein: MTQNIYDNQAFFDGYAQLSRSQHGLDGAPEWPAIRRILPDLQGKSVVDLGCGYGWFCRSAREQGAASVLGLDVSEKMLAKAREMTADAGIAYRRQDLAQLQLPPESYDLVYSSLTLHYLEDLAALFATVYAALKPGGQFIFTAEHPIYTAPAQQGWLTDGNGQKSWPVNGYQREGQRVSNWLAEGVIKQHRTLGGYINPLAQQGFIIQHLNEWGPSAQQIAANPALDEEQERPMIFILAARKPA